The DNA region GCCGTCGCCGTGGCGGCCGAGGGCGACCGCCAGGTCTTCCGCAACGACCGCATCATCGGCCGCCAGGACACCCTGCTCGCCTGGTCCCCCAACGCCACCGCGCAGACCCGCCAGTACTTCACCGACGACTACGTCGAGGGCGACGTCGACATGATCTTCGGCAACGCCACCGCCGTCCTCGACCACGCCACCATTCAGGCCGACGACGACGGCGCCCCCGCCGACGGCCTCAACGGCTTCCTCACCGCCGCCGACACGGAGACCACGCACAAGTACGGCCTCCTGATCACCGACAGCACGGTCCGCTCCACCGCGAAGGACGGCACCTACTACCTCGGCCGGCCCTGGCATCCCACCGCCACCGCCAGTGCCCAGGTCGTCGTCCGCAACACGGCGCTGCCGGCCGCGATCAAGAGCGCCACCCCGTGGACCGACATGAGCGGCTTCTCCTGGCACTCGGCCCGCCTCACCTCGTACGGCAACACCGGACCGGGCGCCGCCACCGGCGCCGACAGCCCACAACTGCCGGCGGCCCAGGCCGGCGAGTACACCGCCACCGCGTACCTCGCGGGCACCGACGGCTGGAACCCGGTCGCGGCCCCACATGGCACCGGAACGACCGTGCCAGCCGGAACAGCGACCGGCGACACCCGCCATGTCACCGAGCCCGCACTGCCCACCACCGTCTGTGCCACCGTTCCCGCCGCCCGGACCATGCCCACCCGCACCACCGACCAGGGCAGCGAAACCACCCCACCGGACACGATCCGCATCCAGCATGCCCTCGATGCCTGCGCCCAGACCGGACAGCAGACCGTGGCCGTCCGCCTGCAGGCCACGGACTCCAGCCACAACGCCTTCCTCACCGGACCGCTGACCGTCCACCAAGGCGAAGTCCTGCTGCTGGACAGCGGTGTCACCCTCTACGGCTCACGCAACCCCGCCGACTACCAGATCAGCGGCAAGCCGCGCTGCGGCACCCTCGCCTCCTCCGGCGGCGGCTGCAAGCCGCTGATCAGCGTCGCCGGAGTCAACGCCGGCATCGAGGCCGCCCGCGCCGCCGACGGCAGCCAGGGCCGCATCGACGGCCGCGGCGACCAGACCGTCCTCGGCACCGCCACCAGCTGGTGGCAGCTCGCCACCGACGCCCAGAAGGCCGGCTCCACCCAGAACAACCCCCGCCTGATCCAGGCCGACGACTCCGACAACTTCACCCTCTACCACGTCGACCTGCTGAACTCCCCCAACTTCCACGTCGTCTACAACGGCGGCAACGGATTCACCGCCTGGGGCGTCCGGATCAAGACCCCCGCCACCGCCCGCAACACCGACGGCATCGACCCGGCCGGCGCCACCAACGTCACCATCACCGACTCCTTCATCATGGACGGTGACGACGGCATCGCCATCAAGGCCGGCAACAAGCCCAGCAGCAACATCACCGTGTCGAACAACCACTTCTACGGGACCCACGGCATCTCCATCGGCAGCGAGACCACCAGCGGCGTGACCAACGTCCTCTTCCGCGACAACACCCTCACCGGCACCGACGCCCTCGGCAACACCAGCGGCTCCAGCACCGGCATCCGGATCAAGAGCTCCCCCGCCAACGGCGGCAGGGTCACCGGCGTCACCTACCTGAACACCTGCCTCGACGCCGTCCGCGCCCCGCTCGTCCTCGACACCCACTACTCCGCCGGCAGCGGCTCCAACGCCCCCTGGTTCACCGGCATCACCGTCGACGGCGTCACCGCCACCCACTCCCCCAGCGGCGCCAAGTCCACCATCGCCGGGCTGGACAAGGCCCACCCGCTCGAACTGACCCTGGCACACCTCGACCTCGACGTCACCACGGCGACCGCCGCCAACGCCCGCATCACCGCCATCGACACCGACCTCCACCCGTCCGGCCCCGGCGTCACCGTGACCACCAGGAACGGCCCGGGCACGGCCCCCAGCTGCGCCTTCCCCGCCTTCCCCGCCCGCTGACCCCACCACCGCCCGGGCCGCGCCCGCTCCTGGCCGACGCCGGCCGAGAAGTCCGCAGCCCGGCCAGGAGAACGACTGTGGCCCCACCGAGGTGGGGCCACGGTCGTGTGTTCGCCTACTTGAGCGGCGTGCCGCCCGAGTTGCGGTAGGCGATCGTCTTGTTGATCAGGTTTCCGCCGTCGGTCTCGGGCGTGGTCTGTTCCGTCCAGCCGGCGCCGAACAGGATGCCGCCGACGTGTGCGTTCGCCACCTGGTCCAGGTGGGAGAAGAACCAGTCGACCTTGTCGTCCTTGTAGTGGTTGGGCGTGTTGTTCTGCGCCATGTTGCCCAGGGGGACCTGCCACAGGACCACCGGCTTGCCCACGGACTCGGCCATCGTCTTGTAGAAGCCGAGCGCGGCAAAGCCCTTCTGGTCGTTCCAGAAGGTGTCACGGCTGCCGTGGGCGGGCAGCGCGTACCAGCCGGCGTCGCGGTCCGTCACGTCGGTGACCAGGAAGTCGGCGCCCGATGCCCCGAGGTCCGCGTAGTCCTTGACGCACTGCGGGGTGTTCTGCTGCCAGTCGAAGCAGGACAGGTGCATTCCCACGCCGGCGTTCGGCGCGTACTTGTGCCCCATCGCGATCAGGCACTGGGCCAGGCCGGAGGCGCTGTTCTCCTGCGAGCCGCAGTCCGTGGGGTTCGCGGCCTTGACCTGTGCGGCGACCTGGTGCGGGTTGCCGAGCGAGCGGACGTAGCCCCAGAAGTCGGGTTCCAGGTCGATCATGTCGTGCGAGGTGCCGATCTTCTGGAGGAAGAAGCGGTAGTCGTTCAGGTAGCGGGTGAGCAGGTCGGCCCTGTTGATGGCCTGGACCTCGCCCGGACCGTCGCCCTGGCCCGCCGCGTCGCCGAGGTCGCGCAGCGAGTACCAGGTCCAGAGCTGCTTCTGCGGGCGCGACTTGCCCTGGTAGGTCGCATGAGCCGCATTGGCGTCCTTGTAGGTCACGTACGTGCCGGGCGCCGTGGTGCTGCCGGTCCAGCAGCCCCACCAGCCCGACCACCCGTCCTGGCAGCGGGCCGCCGTGTAGTAGTCCGAGGAGGGCGCGGGCTGGCTGTGCACGTAGGCGTACTGCACGTCGAACGGCGCGGCGCTCGCCGAGGCGTCGGACATCGAGCCGCCGATGAGCACCGTGTTGCTGCCCATGAAGCTCTTCGCCGAGTTGTTGCCGCCGCCCGGCGCCGGCGGCGCCGACGTCGGGTGGTCACCGCTCGGGGCCTGGCTCGTCGGAGCGCTGCCGCCCGGCGTGGCAGGTTTGGTGGGCGTGGCGCTGCTGCCGGAGCCCCCCGTGTTCCCGGTGCCGCTGGTACTGCCGGCCGGGACGAGCTGCCACTGCTGGTTGGCGCCGTTCCAGTCGTGGTACTGGGCGATCTGGCCCCCGTCCGTCTTGGAGCCGAGCGGGACCTCGACGGCCTTGCCGTTGAAGCGGTTGATCAGACGCACGTAGCCGTCCGACGACTTCTCCAGGTGGAACTGCTGGTTGGCGCCGTTCAGGTCACTCCACTGCCTCACCTGGGAGCCTTCGGTCTTCGACCAGCCGTAGTCGTCCAGCACCTTGCCGGAGTACCGGTTCTGCAGCCGGTAGTTCCCGTCACCCGCGTCGATGAACTTCCACTGCTGGTTCGCCCCGCCGGTGCGGCTCCACTGCACCACCGAAGCGCCGTCGTACGCGCCGTAGCCGTAGTCGTCCAGCACCTGGCCGGTGCCGCGGTTGACCAGCAGGTACCAGGGGCTCGTGTCCACGGCCACAGTGCCCGCCGAGGCCGTGTTGACCACGGCCACGGATGCGCCCACGACCGCCAGGCCGACAGTCGCCCAGAAACCCCGGCGCTGGTACAGCCGACGGGCGCGATGCGACGGACGGGCTCCGCGCCCGTGGCCGCCCGCCCGTGCGACGCCACTGACGACGTGGGGTTGGCGAGGGACGTCTCTGTGCTCTCGTTCAAGGGACACGTCTGTGCTCTCTTTCAGCCGTCGCATCTGACCGAACCACTTGGCCGGACACCACTGAGTGACCGCGGAGGACGAAAAGGTTGCCGCGAAGAGCCACAGATTTTTACGCTTGCCCGCTTTTCACGCTTGCCCGCCTTCCGTCCGCCGCGGAGCACCGACGGGCGCTTCCTGCCGGACCGGTACATCGTCGGCACCTGCCCGCACAGCGGCTACGGCCAGGCCCTGCGACCATGGCCCGACCGGCGTCCGACGCCTCCGCCGCCTACAGCAACGCGTAGACGGCGGAGGCGTCGTCGTGGGTCTTGCCGCGCGGCCAGCGTTCGCAGCCGGCGTCCGCCCGCTCCACCTCGCGGACCTGGGCGATCAGCTCGCCCGGACCGGACTCGGCGAGCAGCCGCAGCACGTCACCCCAACTGCCCAGCCCGAAGCGCTCGGTGTAGCGCGAGGCGCCGTCGGTCAGGGCGGCCAGCGCGTGCAACCGGTCCAGCGGGACGAAACCGGTCTCGGCGTGCTCGGCCGCCCGCGGGTTGGCGGCGGCGATCCACGGGCCGGTGCCGCGGTTGCGGGCGGCGCGCACCGCCAGCGCGTACTCGAGGTGCAGCGCGGCCCGCTCGGCCGAGCCGGGGACGGTCGCCCAGACCTGGCGGCGCAGCCCCTCCCCGCCTGGGAAGCGCTGGTTGTCCCCGATCACCTTGGGCGGCCCGTCCTTGTACTCCAGCACCAGCAACGAGTCGCCGAGCACCAGGTACTCCAGCGACTTCCCGTGCCGCCGGGCCGCGACCACCATCGCCGCGGGCGTGTTGGCGTGGCCGAGGTCGCAGCGGCCGCCGTGCAGCGCGGCCGTCTCCACGATGGCGTCGGCCAGGCACTCGGCGATCGAACGGTCCGCCCGGTCGGTGAGCCGGGCGAGCAGGTGCACCCCCAACCGGCGGACGTACCAGGCCGTTCCGTGCCGGCACCCGGACTCCAGGCCGGCCGGCGAGCTGGCGCCGTCCAGCAGGACCAGTGCCTCCGGCGAGGCCGCCACGAAGTCCTCGCTCTCGCGGTCGGGCCGCCGCGCTTCCCCTGCGAGCTGTAGCTGCATCCCGACAGTGTGGCCGCCGCCCCCGGCCCGCGCCCAGACCCGTGCGCCGGTGTGCCGCCGGCCGGGGCCCGGTGTCCGGTGGCAGCGCGGTCGATTCGGCCATACCGTCGGATAGCGACTGGACGATTCGGCCAATCAGGACCGGCCAGGTTCGGGATCACCTTCGGGTGTCCGAGCGGCCCGGTGCTGACGAGGAGCGGATGATGACGACGTTCTGGCAGTTCATCGTGGTGCTCGGCGCCTCGCTCGGTTTTCCGACCGCCGCGCTGCTGTTCCTGATCGGCGGACCGCGCTTCCAGGACGAGCGGCGCGACCGGCAGCCCGGGCCTTCCGGCGACCGGTAGTTTCGGGTCTTCCGGCTCGGGCCCGGCGCACGCCCCCGGGTTCAGGCCCCCGGGTTCAGGCCTTCCAGGCCGGGTCCCGGCCGAGCAGCGCCAGGGCGCGGTCGAACCGGCCGGCGCCGCCGGCGGGTTCGAGGCCCGGACGGAAGGCCCGCCCTGGCGCCCGGGCCTCCGGCGTGTCCGGGACGGCCTCGGTCACCGCCAGCAGCGCGGTGGCCAGGGCGTCGTCGCCCTCCACCACGGCGACCAGCCGGTCCGTGCCGCCGAGCGCGGCGGCGACGTCCCACGCGTGCACCAGGGCGTCCACCAGGTGGAAACCGACCGCCTGGGCGAGCGGGAAGGGCCCGCCGTCGCGGACCTCGGGCAGCCAGAGCGCCCGGCCGGTGACGGCCGCCTCGCGGAAGGCCGCAGTGAGTTCGGCGCCGGTGCGGCGGAAGTCCTCCGCCGGGTCCGCGCCGAGCGGGGCGTCCGCGAACAGCGCCAGGTCCGGCCCGGCGCCGCGGGCGGCCGCGGCGAAACCCTGGTGCTGGCCGACGCAGTGCTCCAGCAGCCGGCGCAGCGTCCACCCGGCGCACGGGGTGGGCCGGTCCAGCTGGTCCGGCCGGACCCCGTCCACCACCTCGACGGCCAGTCCCATGGCCTGTGCGTGCAGTTCGACGAGCTTCATGCGGCAGTGCCCCCAGTCCCGCGGAAACGAATCCGATCACCTGATCAACGACGGCCGGTTCCCCGACGACCCTGCGGTGGCCGAGCCCCCGGGGCACCACCAGGCCCAACTGCTCGCCTGACCGATAGGGCAGCTAGGTGTACTGACCACGGAGGTTGGTGACAGGGCTCACGGCGTGGTGATCTTGAAATGAGTGAGGGCCTTCTGGCTCGGTGTGGATTGCGACATCTGCACCTCAGCCAGAAAGGCCCTCATGCCACACCGTAACGCACCGCTGACCGAGACCGGACGCCTGCGCCTGGCCCGCTGCGTGGTCGACGACGGCTGGCCGTTGCGGCGGGCCGCCGAGCGCTTCCAGGTCTCACCCACCACGGCCAAGCGCTGGGCGGACCGCTACCGGGCGCTGGGCGAGGCCGGTATGAGCGACCTCTCCAGCCGCCCGCACCGCAGCCCCCGGCGGACCCCGTCGCGCACCGAGCGGCGGATCATCAAGGTCCGCGTCCTGCGCCGCTGGGGCCCGGCCCGCATCGCCTACCTGCTGCGGCTCAACCCAGCGACCGTGCACCGCGTGCTGACCCGCTACCGGCTCGCCCGCCTGGCCCATCTGGACCGCGCGACCGCCCGCCCGGTGCGGCGCTACGAACGCGCCGCACCGGGCGAGTTGGTCCACGTCGACATCAAGAAGCTCGGCAACATCCCCGACGGCGGCGGCCACAAGGTCCTGGGCCGTGAGGCCGGCCGCAAGACCCGTTCCGGCGCGGGCTACAGCTACCTCCACAACGCCGTGGACGACCACTCCCGCCTGGCCTACAGCGAGATCCTGCCCGACGAGCGCAAGGAGACCGCCACCGCCTTCTGGGCCCGGGCAAGCGAGTTCTTCGCCCGGGCCGGGATCACCGTCCAGCGCGTGCTGACCGACAACGGCTCCTGCTACCGCTCCCGGACCTGGCGCGATGCCCTCGCGGCCGAAGGCATCACGCACAAGCGAACCCGGCCCTACCGGCCCCAGACCAACGGCAAGGTCGAACGCTTCAACCGCACCCTGCTCGACGAATGGGCCTACGCCAGGCCCTACCGCACCGAACAGGAACGCCGCGACGCCTACCCCGCCTGGCTCCACACCTACAATCACCACCGCGGACACACAGCACTCGCAGGCAAGCCACCCGCCAGCCGCGTCCCCAACCTCACGAGTCAGAACAGCTAGGGCACATCCGGGCCCGACACCCGCTCCAGCACGGCCGCTTGGGCCAGCAGCCGCTCGTCCCCGCCCGCCGCGCCGACCACCTGGAGACCGAGCGGCAGCCCGTCCGGGGTGCGCCCGGCCGGCAGGCTCAGCGCGGGCAGGCCGAGGTAGCTCCAGGGCAGCGACATCACCGCGTCCCCGGTGCTGTGCAGCCCCTCCGGCGCCCCGCCCGGCGCGGACGGCGCCAGCCAAAGGTCCACCCCGGCCGCGGCCGCCGCCCCGGCCACCCACTCGCCCAGCCGCTCCCGGAACCCCAGCGCGGCCGCGCGGTCCTCCGCCGCGACCCCCTGCCCGGCCCGGATGCTCGCCACCGTCTCCGGCCGGTACAGACCGCCGAACCGGGCGAACCAGTCGGCGTGACTGCGGGCCAGCTCGAACCGGTTGACGGTCTGCAACTGCCGGGTGACCTCGGCGAAGTCGGGGAACAGCGGCACCCTGCGCACCGTCAGCCCGGCCCGCTCGAACCGTACGAGCCGCTCCTCGAAGGCGCGCAGCGCGAGCGGTTCGGCCCGCTCCAGGTACGGTCCTTCCGGCACCCCGAGCACCGGTTCCGGGTCGGCCCCCGTATCCACGCCCTCGCCCACGCCCCGCCAGTCGTCGCAGAGCAGCGAGGCCGCCAGCACCGCACCCGCCAGGTCGGCGGTGAACACCCCCAGGGTGTCCAAGCTCGGTGCGTTCGGGATCACCCCCGAGACCGGGATCCGCCCGTACGTCGGCCGGAAGCCCACCACCCCGCAGTACGCGGCCGGCCGGATCACCGAACCGACCGTCTGGGTGCCGATCGCGAGCGGCACCAGCCCCGCCGCGACCGCCGCCGCCGAACCGCTGCTGGAACCGCCCGGGGTGTGCCCCGGATGGTGCGGATTGCGGGTCGGGCCCGGGGCGCTCGCCGCGAACTCGGCGGTCACCGTCTTGCCCCCGACCAGCGCCCCCGCCGCCAGCAACCGGTCCACCACCACGGCCTGCGGCCCCGCCAGCACGCCCGGCGGCAGGGCGGAGCCGGCGTGCGTGGGCAGCCCGTCCACGTGCACGATGTCCTTGACCCCCACCGCCACCCCGTACAGCGGCGGCCGCCCGGTCGGCTCCGGGTACCGCACGGCCAACTCCCTTGCCCGCGCCCGCAGTCGGTCGTGCCGCCCGGGTTCCGCCACGAAGGCGTGGAGCAGCGGATCCACCCGCTCGACCCGCGCACAGAAACGGTCGACGTGCTCGGACAGACCGGGCGCACCGGCCCGCAGTGCGGCCGCCTCGCGGATCAACGACCGTGGCTGGACGAGAGGTTCCTCCATATCGAGCACGGTAGCGCCCGGCTGCTCACTGGTGCTCGGCCGACAGGTACGGCGTCTCGCGCAGGAAGTAGGCCCCACAGGTGTGGCAGCACAGCTCCGGGGTCTTCCCCCAGTCCACCGTCTCCCGCACGGGTGCCCCCGGATCGAGCTCCCGGCCGCACATCGCCACGCTCTGCGTGCCCCGGACCATGTGCCACAACCGCACCCCGCCGGCCTCCCCACCGGCGCCGTACTCGGCTCGCATCTGGTGCATCATGCACCCCATCGTCCGGCCACCCCGCGCCCCCGGCAACCGGGGCCGCCGCACCGCGGACCCGCTCCCCTCTCGAAATCTGACCATCACACCCCCCGTAGGGTATGCGTGCGTACCGGCGCCAGCGGCCTTCCCGAAGCCCCAAGTCGCCCGAAATCAACCACATTTCACCCGAAGATGGAGCTTTTAGCGTGCGCTCTTCCCGCTTTATCGCCGCCTCCACCCTGGTGGCGCTCGCCCTCGGCGCCACGGTCGGCGCGGCCACCGCCGGTGCCGTCGGGATCACCGGCTCCCCGATCCCCACC from Kitasatospora cathayae includes:
- a CDS encoding pectinesterase family protein, yielding MPDLDRRTHRRRPATRRVLATAGVLAVMGATVPLIAQAALTPKAHTLTVASDGSGRYRTVQSAVDAARPGDRIRIAKGTYREVVRVPAGKDGLTITGATGNPADVVISYGNSAGTAKSGGGRLGTEGSATATFAATGLTVENLTVENTFDRAAAHPGSATQAVAVAAEGDRQVFRNDRIIGRQDTLLAWSPNATAQTRQYFTDDYVEGDVDMIFGNATAVLDHATIQADDDGAPADGLNGFLTAADTETTHKYGLLITDSTVRSTAKDGTYYLGRPWHPTATASAQVVVRNTALPAAIKSATPWTDMSGFSWHSARLTSYGNTGPGAATGADSPQLPAAQAGEYTATAYLAGTDGWNPVAAPHGTGTTVPAGTATGDTRHVTEPALPTTVCATVPAARTMPTRTTDQGSETTPPDTIRIQHALDACAQTGQQTVAVRLQATDSSHNAFLTGPLTVHQGEVLLLDSGVTLYGSRNPADYQISGKPRCGTLASSGGGCKPLISVAGVNAGIEAARAADGSQGRIDGRGDQTVLGTATSWWQLATDAQKAGSTQNNPRLIQADDSDNFTLYHVDLLNSPNFHVVYNGGNGFTAWGVRIKTPATARNTDGIDPAGATNVTITDSFIMDGDDGIAIKAGNKPSSNITVSNNHFYGTHGISIGSETTSGVTNVLFRDNTLTGTDALGNTSGSSTGIRIKSSPANGGRVTGVTYLNTCLDAVRAPLVLDTHYSAGSGSNAPWFTGITVDGVTATHSPSGAKSTIAGLDKAHPLELTLAHLDLDVTTATAANARITAIDTDLHPSGPGVTVTTRNGPGTAPSCAFPAFPAR
- a CDS encoding RICIN domain-containing protein, giving the protein MGASVAVVNTASAGTVAVDTSPWYLLVNRGTGQVLDDYGYGAYDGASVVQWSRTGGANQQWKFIDAGDGNYRLQNRYSGKVLDDYGWSKTEGSQVRQWSDLNGANQQFHLEKSSDGYVRLINRFNGKAVEVPLGSKTDGGQIAQYHDWNGANQQWQLVPAGSTSGTGNTGGSGSSATPTKPATPGGSAPTSQAPSGDHPTSAPPAPGGGNNSAKSFMGSNTVLIGGSMSDASASAAPFDVQYAYVHSQPAPSSDYYTAARCQDGWSGWWGCWTGSTTAPGTYVTYKDANAAHATYQGKSRPQKQLWTWYSLRDLGDAAGQGDGPGEVQAINRADLLTRYLNDYRFFLQKIGTSHDMIDLEPDFWGYVRSLGNPHQVAAQVKAANPTDCGSQENSASGLAQCLIAMGHKYAPNAGVGMHLSCFDWQQNTPQCVKDYADLGASGADFLVTDVTDRDAGWYALPAHGSRDTFWNDQKGFAALGFYKTMAESVGKPVVLWQVPLGNMAQNNTPNHYKDDKVDWFFSHLDQVANAHVGGILFGAGWTEQTTPETDGGNLINKTIAYRNSGGTPLK
- a CDS encoding protein phosphatase 2C domain-containing protein, with the translated sequence MQLQLAGEARRPDRESEDFVAASPEALVLLDGASSPAGLESGCRHGTAWYVRRLGVHLLARLTDRADRSIAECLADAIVETAALHGGRCDLGHANTPAAMVVAARRHGKSLEYLVLGDSLLVLEYKDGPPKVIGDNQRFPGGEGLRRQVWATVPGSAERAALHLEYALAVRAARNRGTGPWIAAANPRAAEHAETGFVPLDRLHALAALTDGASRYTERFGLGSWGDVLRLLAESGPGELIAQVREVERADAGCERWPRGKTHDDASAVYALL
- a CDS encoding TIGR03086 family metal-binding protein — translated: MKLVELHAQAMGLAVEVVDGVRPDQLDRPTPCAGWTLRRLLEHCVGQHQGFAAAARGAGPDLALFADAPLGADPAEDFRRTGAELTAAFREAAVTGRALWLPEVRDGGPFPLAQAVGFHLVDALVHAWDVAAALGGTDRLVAVVEGDDALATALLAVTEAVPDTPEARAPGRAFRPGLEPAGGAGRFDRALALLGRDPAWKA
- a CDS encoding IS481 family transposase; protein product: MPHRNAPLTETGRLRLARCVVDDGWPLRRAAERFQVSPTTAKRWADRYRALGEAGMSDLSSRPHRSPRRTPSRTERRIIKVRVLRRWGPARIAYLLRLNPATVHRVLTRYRLARLAHLDRATARPVRRYERAAPGELVHVDIKKLGNIPDGGGHKVLGREAGRKTRSGAGYSYLHNAVDDHSRLAYSEILPDERKETATAFWARASEFFARAGITVQRVLTDNGSCYRSRTWRDALAAEGITHKRTRPYRPQTNGKVERFNRTLLDEWAYARPYRTEQERRDAYPAWLHTYNHHRGHTALAGKPPASRVPNLTSQNS
- a CDS encoding amidase, encoding MEEPLVQPRSLIREAAALRAGAPGLSEHVDRFCARVERVDPLLHAFVAEPGRHDRLRARARELAVRYPEPTGRPPLYGVAVGVKDIVHVDGLPTHAGSALPPGVLAGPQAVVVDRLLAAGALVGGKTVTAEFAASAPGPTRNPHHPGHTPGGSSSGSAAAVAAGLVPLAIGTQTVGSVIRPAAYCGVVGFRPTYGRIPVSGVIPNAPSLDTLGVFTADLAGAVLAASLLCDDWRGVGEGVDTGADPEPVLGVPEGPYLERAEPLALRAFEERLVRFERAGLTVRRVPLFPDFAEVTRQLQTVNRFELARSHADWFARFGGLYRPETVASIRAGQGVAAEDRAAALGFRERLGEWVAGAAAAAGVDLWLAPSAPGGAPEGLHSTGDAVMSLPWSYLGLPALSLPAGRTPDGLPLGLQVVGAAGGDERLLAQAAVLERVSGPDVP